In the genome of Triticum urartu cultivar G1812 chromosome 5, Tu2.1, whole genome shotgun sequence, one region contains:
- the LOC125556097 gene encoding auxin-responsive protein SAUR36-like, which yields MGDDGAKAATTTIVRLRELLHKWALGARGDADDGEEGEGEETHAPAAGAGAGAGGAPPSIPPFVLRRLTRTVTVDSDDEGCHSPEAAPDVPRGYCPVYVGPEQRRFVIPTGYLGHPVFRLLLEKAEEEFGFRHEGALAIPCDTEAFKYILQCVERHDKGLAADDVDVDEGNLRSVLEPASSVHHVS from the exons ATGGGCGACGACGGCGCCAAGGCGGCCACCACGACGATCGTGCGGCTGCGGGAGCTGCTGCACAAGTGGGCCCTCGGCGCCAGGggcgacgccgacgacggcgaggagggggagggggaggagacGCACGCGCCGGCGGCGGGGGCGGGAGCGGGAGCGGGAGGTGCGCCGCCGTCGATCCCGCCGTTCGTGCTGCGGCGGCTGACGAGGACGGTGACGGTGGACTCGGACGACGAGGGCTGCCACAGCCCGGAGGCGGCGCCGGACGTGCCGAGGGGTTACTGCCCTGTGTACGTGGGGCCGGAGCAGCGGCGGTTCGTGATCCCGACCGGCTACCTGGGGCACCCCGTGTTCCGGCTCCTCCTGGAGAAGGCCGAGGAGGAGTTCGGGTTCCGGCACGAGGGCGCGCTGGCCATCCCCTGCGACACCGAGGCCTTCAAGTACATCCTCCAGTGCGTCGAGCGCCACGACAAGGGCCTCGCCGCCGACGACGTCGACGTCGACG AAGGGAACCTGCGCAGTGTGCTAGAGCCAGCGTCGTCAGTTCATCATGTTTCGTAG